A genome region from Vibrio tapetis subsp. tapetis includes the following:
- a CDS encoding AMP-binding protein yields MNPFIKALTFRANNANDIILIDAASGNEFSAKDILELSYEFAGKLWASGIRQDDHIIISISASPNYYALLYGSFLIGAIPSLVDVNQNKAKLIECVDELKPSLWISDNEISDFVTVTVNTLLGLEPAKFSKSLVTDSTVCLLLYTSGTTGTPKGVPWTVGQLISQAQELNNFHQVIDTEFVIFPYLALASIYNKRKAVIPNTSSLQPNRMPIGNILKQMEKFGCDYIFASPAFWVRVIEHLNRTSSKLDFITIISTAGSSLSLNMLSELNALLQNGEIYIPYASTEALLPITQINFTQFQRLSMRQTARAMGVPLGKACDGIELSIIPPTSESSKVMPLTANLIGEIVVSGKRITSEYFRRPDLTKASKVTLHGSPIIWHKMGDLGYIDDNGMVWFMTRKKYAVPIGDEYFFPDAIEHYINLHTGIHSSAVIYHQGDHRITVVIPEFECKDLDFQLIENKVQELGYKSSTTMLYPTLLPTDKRHNSKVDRDTLKIWVESNHEALELEAER; encoded by the coding sequence ATGAATCCATTTATTAAAGCTCTCACCTTCCGTGCGAACAACGCGAATGACATTATTCTTATTGATGCTGCATCAGGTAATGAATTTAGCGCAAAGGATATATTAGAGTTAAGTTACGAATTTGCGGGAAAGTTATGGGCGTCCGGTATTCGCCAAGATGACCATATTATTATATCAATCTCTGCCTCACCTAATTATTATGCACTCCTCTATGGGAGTTTTTTAATTGGCGCTATTCCAAGCTTAGTCGATGTCAACCAAAATAAGGCCAAACTGATCGAATGTGTAGACGAACTTAAACCTTCACTGTGGATAAGCGACAACGAAATCTCAGACTTTGTTACTGTTACAGTAAATACTCTGCTAGGCCTTGAACCAGCCAAGTTTTCTAAAAGCTTAGTAACTGACTCAACTGTTTGCCTATTACTTTATACCAGCGGCACTACAGGCACACCAAAAGGTGTCCCATGGACAGTCGGTCAACTTATATCTCAAGCTCAGGAGCTTAACAACTTTCATCAAGTTATTGATACTGAGTTTGTCATTTTTCCGTATTTAGCACTCGCAAGCATTTATAATAAAAGAAAAGCCGTAATTCCAAATACAAGCTCTCTTCAGCCAAACCGGATGCCAATAGGAAATATTCTAAAGCAAATGGAAAAGTTTGGGTGTGATTATATATTTGCCTCCCCAGCTTTCTGGGTAAGAGTCATCGAACACCTCAACAGAACCTCCTCAAAGCTAGACTTTATCACGATCATTTCAACTGCGGGTTCTTCATTGAGCTTGAACATGTTAAGCGAATTAAATGCATTATTGCAAAACGGGGAAATTTATATTCCTTACGCCAGTACAGAAGCCCTTCTGCCAATTACACAAATTAATTTTACTCAGTTCCAGCGTCTATCTATGAGGCAAACTGCAAGAGCAATGGGCGTCCCCTTAGGTAAAGCATGCGATGGTATTGAACTGAGCATAATACCACCCACAAGTGAATCATCAAAAGTAATGCCACTTACCGCTAATCTCATTGGTGAAATAGTCGTCTCGGGAAAGAGAATTACAAGCGAGTATTTCCGCAGACCAGATTTAACAAAGGCATCAAAAGTAACGCTCCATGGAAGCCCAATTATTTGGCATAAAATGGGCGATCTTGGATATATTGATGATAATGGAATGGTTTGGTTTATGACAAGAAAGAAATACGCTGTTCCCATCGGCGACGAGTATTTTTTCCCGGACGCCATTGAGCACTACATTAATTTACATACAGGCATTCACTCCAGTGCCGTTATTTACCATCAAGGTGACCATCGTATAACTGTGGTTATCCCTGAATTTGAATGTAAAGACTTAGATTTTCAGTTAATCGAAAATAAAGTTCAAGAACTAGGATACAAATCGTCAACCACGATGCTTTACCCTACACTTCTTCCTACGGATAAACGTCATAATAGCAAGGTCGACAGGGATACTTTAAAGATTTGGGTTGAAAGCAATCACGAAGCGCTAGAATTGGAGGCAGAGCGATAA
- a CDS encoding flavodoxin family protein yields MSKIAIIYFTQTDITGQIASAIAAGIEKQGQFDILSHRIQGHEIIEGRFINSNLMSELTKCDAIIFGSPTYMGSVAAQFKAFADASSDSWCEQAWADKVAAGFTSGGALNGDQSSTLQYLQTLANQHGMIWLGLDKITGSGEQGINRLGTQVGVVSQGFGGKVHVQDLATAEYLGKRVAKLVAQIHHNTERELSEQQD; encoded by the coding sequence TTGTCTAAGATCGCCATTATATACTTTACCCAAACAGACATCACAGGCCAGATCGCGAGCGCGATTGCGGCTGGCATTGAAAAACAAGGACAATTCGATATTTTGTCACATCGAATTCAAGGCCACGAAATTATTGAGGGTCGATTCATCAATTCAAACCTAATGAGCGAACTCACAAAGTGCGATGCCATCATTTTTGGTTCTCCGACTTATATGGGCAGTGTGGCGGCGCAATTCAAAGCGTTTGCTGACGCCAGTAGCGATTCATGGTGCGAACAAGCATGGGCTGATAAAGTAGCAGCAGGCTTTACCAGTGGCGGCGCACTCAACGGAGATCAGTCAAGCACACTTCAATACCTGCAAACATTAGCTAACCAACACGGTATGATTTGGTTAGGTTTGGATAAAATTACAGGCTCAGGCGAACAGGGGATCAATCGTCTCGGCACACAAGTTGGTGTGGTTTCACAAGGATTTGGCGGGAAAGTTCACGTTCAAGACTTAGCGACTGCCGAATATCTAGGCAAACGCGTGGCTAAACTTGTCGCCCAAATCCATCACAACACGGAACGTGAGCTATCCGAACAACAAGATTAG
- a CDS encoding arylamine N-acetyltransferase family protein, giving the protein MNIPTFNSEEYLRRINLKGDVTPSLNWLRVIHRAQHRTIPFENLDIALGRGIDLSLEAIFNKTVRSKRGGYCFEVNKLLLSALTYYGFECRELLARVHVTGKATGRSHFISLVTINDQQWIVDAGFGSNTPSEPVPFILNNELTTSSSQTLRLVEDETFGFMLQMKTDDDWSNLYSFDLTHVCEGDITYGNFFTSSSPSSVFFFARVAVIPIENGMVTLFNHTLKQTVNGEETIIELGTGQNYLHALKTYFNIEIDASYDDFKPIEHT; this is encoded by the coding sequence ATGAACATACCAACATTCAATAGTGAAGAGTATTTACGCCGCATCAATCTAAAAGGTGACGTCACTCCTAGCCTAAACTGGCTAAGAGTCATTCACCGAGCGCAACATAGAACCATTCCATTCGAGAATTTAGATATCGCGCTAGGGCGTGGAATCGACTTGTCTCTTGAAGCCATTTTCAACAAAACAGTGCGTTCGAAAAGAGGCGGCTATTGTTTTGAAGTCAACAAGCTACTGCTATCCGCGTTGACTTATTATGGGTTTGAATGCCGAGAACTGTTGGCTCGAGTTCACGTCACGGGAAAGGCCACCGGACGAAGCCACTTTATTAGCTTGGTGACGATAAATGACCAGCAATGGATAGTGGATGCGGGTTTTGGTTCAAACACCCCAAGTGAGCCGGTGCCGTTTATTTTGAATAACGAACTTACCACCAGCAGTAGCCAAACTTTAAGGTTAGTTGAAGACGAGACTTTCGGGTTCATGCTTCAAATGAAAACAGACGATGATTGGAGCAATCTATACAGCTTTGACCTAACCCATGTATGTGAAGGTGACATCACATACGGTAATTTTTTCACGTCATCGAGCCCCTCCTCTGTTTTCTTCTTCGCTCGTGTTGCAGTGATCCCCATCGAAAACGGTATGGTGACTCTCTTCAATCACACACTTAAACAAACAGTCAATGGAGAGGAAACCATCATTGAATTAGGTACTGGGCAGAATTACCTACATGCGTTAAAAACCTATTTTAATATTGAAATAGACGCATCGTACGATGATTTCAAACCGATTGAACATACCTGA
- a CDS encoding LysR substrate-binding domain-containing protein produces MDNRLRHLPSLRYFEAAARLSSYSKAAEELFVSQAAVSQQIRQLEEQLACKLFIRKGREMALTHKGQTLLVHVSRGFSTILSGLNQIQSEPLEGVLIVGSPPSFASRWLLPRLWKFTVRHPEIPIKILTRCDVPDLKRGEIDIAIVQGEDLCLEDGLTHEVLINEPVYPYCSPQLAESMKFSHPKDLLRCWLIYFDSGCFPWESWFHQANVSMEANSIEWMEVGTFDMGLNTVMAGHGVCLATDSLAGDLIDRGLLVKPFDIGMTPGVQVNLCLDPSSPRRNRIQAFSQWLHEEVSVEGEPL; encoded by the coding sequence ATGGATAATCGATTGCGACACCTACCAAGTTTGCGCTATTTCGAAGCGGCAGCGCGGCTCAGTAGCTATAGCAAAGCAGCGGAAGAGCTGTTTGTAAGCCAAGCGGCGGTGAGCCAACAAATAAGACAACTCGAAGAACAATTGGCATGTAAGTTGTTTATTCGTAAAGGGCGTGAAATGGCGCTTACCCATAAAGGGCAAACGTTACTTGTTCATGTGTCTCGGGGTTTTAGTACTATTTTGAGTGGCTTAAATCAGATCCAATCCGAGCCTCTAGAGGGGGTATTGATTGTCGGGAGTCCGCCTTCATTTGCTTCACGTTGGTTGTTACCTCGGTTATGGAAATTCACGGTAAGGCATCCTGAGATCCCAATCAAAATACTCACGAGATGCGATGTTCCCGATTTAAAGCGTGGGGAAATAGATATCGCAATAGTACAAGGTGAAGATCTGTGTTTAGAAGATGGGTTGACGCATGAAGTGCTGATTAATGAGCCTGTTTATCCTTATTGTTCACCACAGCTTGCTGAGTCCATGAAATTCAGTCATCCGAAAGATCTACTTCGATGCTGGCTCATTTATTTTGATAGTGGCTGTTTTCCTTGGGAATCTTGGTTTCATCAAGCCAATGTTTCCATGGAAGCGAACTCAATTGAATGGATGGAAGTGGGCACATTTGATATGGGGCTGAATACGGTGATGGCAGGGCATGGAGTGTGTCTGGCCACCGATAGTCTGGCTGGAGACCTCATAGACAGAGGCCTTTTAGTTAAGCCATTTGATATCGGCATGACACCCGGAGTGCAAGTTAACTTGTGCCTAGACCCGAGCTCTCCAAGAAGAAACCGGATTCAGGCCTTTAGCCAATGGTTGCACGAAGAAGTCTCTGTAGAGGGTGAACCGTTATAA
- a CDS encoding B12-binding domain-containing radical SAM protein, with amino-acid sequence MKIYLIKASAGSDYSKYKASTGGPPQNIFAAAAATPKWYKLDMVDETIGDQADLNIKADVVVIFMSTPDAYRAYELASAYKQKGKVVVLGGLHTHFNPQEAALHADSIIIGEVENYWVQLLGDAELGSLKPRYESSEPVDLSVLNPYPTNIIKPSSYDYVWSVVVTRGCPFKCNFCLVPRFFDKFQQRPIANIVRELEHLKSLGVEWVELHSDNLTHDRDYAMALFNAIEPLNMSFYGETTVLIARDKALLSAAAKAGFKAVLLGIETPSEEALKAQKKGFVKPSKMKEHIAEIKRHGIEVWGDFLFGFDEHDASIFKQTQEFVKEIKVDKVIPHYMIPFPGSETFNQLEQEGRILTTDWSKYDGSHPVYQPKNMTVNELEDGIVWIWSKNASLKERVMAWFG; translated from the coding sequence ATGAAGATCTATTTAATTAAAGCATCCGCAGGTAGTGATTACTCTAAATACAAAGCCTCTACTGGTGGACCACCACAAAATATATTTGCCGCCGCCGCGGCAACTCCGAAATGGTACAAACTTGATATGGTGGATGAAACCATTGGCGATCAAGCCGATCTCAATATCAAGGCCGATGTCGTCGTGATTTTTATGTCGACCCCAGATGCTTACCGAGCTTATGAGCTGGCTTCGGCGTATAAGCAAAAAGGCAAAGTCGTGGTTTTAGGAGGCTTGCATACTCATTTCAATCCGCAAGAAGCTGCGTTGCACGCCGATAGCATTATTATTGGTGAAGTTGAGAACTACTGGGTTCAACTTCTTGGAGACGCAGAGTTAGGCTCGTTAAAACCAAGATACGAAAGTTCAGAACCGGTGGACTTAAGCGTACTTAATCCATACCCAACGAACATCATTAAACCTTCAAGTTACGATTATGTCTGGTCGGTGGTGGTAACAAGAGGCTGCCCATTTAAATGTAATTTTTGTTTGGTACCAAGGTTCTTTGATAAATTTCAGCAACGCCCGATTGCGAACATTGTCCGTGAGTTAGAGCATTTAAAGTCGTTAGGCGTAGAGTGGGTGGAACTGCACTCTGACAATCTCACTCACGATCGAGATTACGCGATGGCGCTGTTTAACGCGATCGAGCCGCTTAACATGAGCTTCTATGGTGAAACGACGGTGTTAATTGCTCGTGACAAAGCGTTGCTCAGTGCGGCAGCGAAAGCTGGGTTTAAAGCAGTACTTTTAGGGATAGAGACCCCATCAGAGGAAGCTCTGAAAGCGCAGAAAAAAGGGTTTGTAAAACCATCTAAAATGAAGGAACACATTGCTGAAATAAAGCGCCACGGCATAGAAGTGTGGGGAGACTTTTTATTTGGTTTTGATGAGCACGACGCATCAATATTCAAGCAAACCCAAGAGTTTGTTAAAGAGATCAAGGTCGATAAGGTGATCCCGCATTATATGATCCCTTTTCCGGGTTCAGAGACGTTTAATCAACTAGAGCAAGAGGGACGTATTTTGACCACAGACTGGTCAAAATACGATGGCAGCCATCCCGTGTATCAGCCCAAAAATATGACGGTGAATGAGCTTGAAGATGGGATAGTTTGGATTTGGAGCAAAAATGCCAGCTTGAAGGAGAGGGTAATGGCATGGTTTGGGTAG
- a CDS encoding sensor histidine kinase, with translation MIYDQYVAGKDGRFGKYYYAAYHYVESKQAYLYVVSQYDEAVYYDLFEQNPPESISQVNSAFLMVGFILLLIFALIRLLIHRLTKPILHLSKWSQTLDLNEADGLQSFRYVEVQQLANQLVKSVQSQQQSIEREEFFLRAASHELRTPVSIISASSEMLTRLAGSIPNSGQRAVKRIERSVVTMQNLVTSLLWMSRNQQLNVEMSQVDIKAVVEEALEQHRYLSDEKDLKVNLIADDSSLSHPMPAVLVEIIITNLVRNTFQHASKGDVEIRVSPSGISISNALGESGQDAIEQGASEVSFGIGVILIERLCQHQNWKFTHLSEEKQSEGNRYFAKVDFLAKPSI, from the coding sequence TACGATCAGTACGTTGCGGGCAAAGATGGGAGGTTCGGTAAGTATTATTACGCGGCCTATCACTACGTCGAGAGTAAGCAAGCGTACTTGTATGTTGTGTCGCAATACGATGAAGCCGTGTATTACGATCTATTTGAACAAAACCCACCAGAGTCTATCAGTCAAGTAAACTCAGCCTTCTTGATGGTTGGGTTCATACTTCTACTAATCTTTGCTCTCATTCGTTTACTGATCCACCGGTTGACGAAGCCTATTCTGCACCTTTCGAAGTGGTCTCAAACTCTGGATCTCAATGAGGCCGACGGGCTACAGAGCTTTCGCTATGTCGAAGTGCAACAACTTGCGAATCAATTAGTGAAGAGCGTTCAGTCTCAACAGCAATCCATAGAGCGAGAAGAGTTTTTCTTGCGCGCCGCTAGCCATGAATTAAGAACGCCAGTTTCGATTATTTCTGCAAGTAGTGAGATGCTGACTAGGCTCGCAGGCTCTATCCCTAATAGTGGGCAGCGGGCTGTTAAGAGGATTGAACGCTCCGTTGTGACCATGCAAAATTTGGTGACATCATTACTGTGGATGAGCAGAAACCAGCAGCTTAACGTAGAGATGAGCCAAGTCGATATTAAGGCGGTGGTTGAAGAGGCGCTAGAGCAGCACCGTTATCTATCTGATGAAAAAGATCTCAAGGTAAACTTGATAGCTGATGACTCCTCTCTTTCACACCCAATGCCTGCGGTATTAGTTGAAATTATCATTACCAATTTGGTTCGAAATACGTTTCAACATGCTTCTAAAGGTGACGTTGAAATACGCGTTTCGCCTAGTGGGATAAGTATATCTAATGCGCTAGGCGAGTCAGGCCAAGATGCCATAGAACAAGGTGCTTCAGAGGTGTCATTTGGTATTGGCGTCATTCTTATTGAGCGTTTGTGCCAGCATCAGAACTGGAAATTTACACATCTATCCGAGGAAAAGCAGTCCGAGGGAAATCGGTATTTTGCCAAGGTGGATTTTCTCGCTAAACCTTCCATTTGA